The following are encoded together in the Ranitomeya imitator isolate aRanImi1 chromosome 4, aRanImi1.pri, whole genome shotgun sequence genome:
- the LYSMD4 gene encoding lysM and putative peptidoglycan-binding domain-containing protein 4 isoform X2, whose protein sequence is MRLKKGPSHSFHPPTTIHLSRGSHVYTFANGSADHDSSSEEELDIMELRARGGELHRQSASREKVSDLVLLEHAITENDNLNKLALQYSCKVSDIKRINKLLTEQDMYALKTIKIPVKVHGFLTERHKDTNTQNSQSADCIDLGIESGDEASVTRTETQNITQYFRKIDQNIEAAAQNQELFSESLDLGTSSHLLSAGPRNKDPNLGADWGIRWWNAVVIMLLIGIVLPVFYILYYEKWKGPEKSTFGNFTINSTTAET, encoded by the exons ATGCGTCTGAAAAAGGGTCCTTCTCACTCGTTCCATCCGCCGACCACCATCCATTTATCTCGAGGAAGCCATGTTTATACATTTGCTAATGGCTCTGCAGACCATGACAGCTCCTCAGAAGAAGAACTTGACATTATGGAACTGCGAGCAAGAGGAGGCGAGCTTCACAGACAGAGTGCATCTAGAGAAAAAGTCAGTGACCTCGTTCTGTTGGAGCACGCCATTACAGAGAATGACAACCTTAACAAACTGGCACTGCAGTATAGCTGCAAG GTTTCTGACATTAAGAGGATAAACAAGTTATTAACAGAGCAGGACATGTACGCCTTAAAGACCATCAAGATTCCAGTCAAGGTTCATGGCTTTCTAACAGAGCGGCACAAGGACACTAATACACAAAACAGCCAATCAGCAGATTGTATAGACCTTGGCATTGAGTCTGGCGACGAGGCATCAGTCACCCGGACAGAAACCCAGAACATAACTCAGTACTTCCGGAAAATAGACCAGAACATTGAGGCTGCAGCGCAGAACCAGGAGCTGTTCAGTGAATCATTGGACCTTGGTACCAGCAGCCATCTGCTCTCCGCCGGCCCGAGGAACAAAGACCCCAATCTAGGAGCAGATTGGGGCATCCGATGGTGGAATGCTGTTGTCATTATGCTTTTAATTGGGATTGTGCTGCCAGTATTTTATATCCTTTACTATGAAAAGTGGAAAGGCCCAGAGAAATCGACGTTTGGCAATTTCACAATAAACAGTACAACAGCAGAGACTTAG
- the LYSMD4 gene encoding lysM and putative peptidoglycan-binding domain-containing protein 4 isoform X1 codes for MRAFTTMRLKKGPSHSFHPPTTIHLSRGSHVYTFANGSADHDSSSEEELDIMELRARGGELHRQSASREKVSDLVLLEHAITENDNLNKLALQYSCKVSDIKRINKLLTEQDMYALKTIKIPVKVHGFLTERHKDTNTQNSQSADCIDLGIESGDEASVTRTETQNITQYFRKIDQNIEAAAQNQELFSESLDLGTSSHLLSAGPRNKDPNLGADWGIRWWNAVVIMLLIGIVLPVFYILYYEKWKGPEKSTFGNFTINSTTAET; via the exons GGCTTTTACAACCATGCGTCTGAAAAAGGGTCCTTCTCACTCGTTCCATCCGCCGACCACCATCCATTTATCTCGAGGAAGCCATGTTTATACATTTGCTAATGGCTCTGCAGACCATGACAGCTCCTCAGAAGAAGAACTTGACATTATGGAACTGCGAGCAAGAGGAGGCGAGCTTCACAGACAGAGTGCATCTAGAGAAAAAGTCAGTGACCTCGTTCTGTTGGAGCACGCCATTACAGAGAATGACAACCTTAACAAACTGGCACTGCAGTATAGCTGCAAG GTTTCTGACATTAAGAGGATAAACAAGTTATTAACAGAGCAGGACATGTACGCCTTAAAGACCATCAAGATTCCAGTCAAGGTTCATGGCTTTCTAACAGAGCGGCACAAGGACACTAATACACAAAACAGCCAATCAGCAGATTGTATAGACCTTGGCATTGAGTCTGGCGACGAGGCATCAGTCACCCGGACAGAAACCCAGAACATAACTCAGTACTTCCGGAAAATAGACCAGAACATTGAGGCTGCAGCGCAGAACCAGGAGCTGTTCAGTGAATCATTGGACCTTGGTACCAGCAGCCATCTGCTCTCCGCCGGCCCGAGGAACAAAGACCCCAATCTAGGAGCAGATTGGGGCATCCGATGGTGGAATGCTGTTGTCATTATGCTTTTAATTGGGATTGTGCTGCCAGTATTTTATATCCTTTACTATGAAAAGTGGAAAGGCCCAGAGAAATCGACGTTTGGCAATTTCACAATAAACAGTACAACAGCAGAGACTTAG